In Camelus bactrianus isolate YW-2024 breed Bactrian camel chromosome 10, ASM4877302v1, whole genome shotgun sequence, a genomic segment contains:
- the MS4A14 gene encoding membrane-spanning 4-domains subfamily A member 14, with protein MESSSGVKRSTQVFTLQPNETVLTALPYGPHSSLLDFLKGEPKVLGALQILLALIIAGVGAIFAFNYFNFTQRFPLVFFTGYPFWGALVFIITGCITGSSKNDKCLGQDATGMSIISSMVAVAGITLTVISYRQQHMYCQAPSLEGICVIGRVLYNGILSVLLISSIAQLSISVTVASFRSKCWTRSNEIVFFLPSDVTQDSELSVPEENAVIQFEHQEESTSDVSTTNIQPVFFGGYTFFKLRVTRHPSAFQHSVSVADEQQKYSPPPLSLYEEDLELESLPLSLELRPSEIMHTNELNDEDLRIAIIQSPEKKTQLLHARPLQLQALPPYAEKDYQALQPQVLPSQPLPAKAQPSEAPTSHVTESHGLTSQDMQPQHKPSENTQSVDTLSQCRLGPDTPSQNTFFQRRVLPVNAMPFEVPTIRIVEPLNTQHRDQQSLDFQLQNIQSQDHQSIRLSYQDIKSEVKLLTEEWKSEEELHRRKSSKQHSLYQQNEDWQPLKEKPLDLKIQAQQSPRRKSLDKHIKIWLSQKKQYKDKQVQVNETTLQLLDEQVDDQKGKEEKPPKQLYQDQQSQIQEYHGWQAQDQKIQGWQSLGQQSQDYRTLEWKNNEWKAQERQLEMQHSLNWESQARQTQDLLLKKSLKQKALFQETQPLYAVIPPHLDGQVQDVPYQDSQHQDKDQEDLQPTRTRKEDMERDAVQTRDINPEDVNCGSKSPSDVQSEDMKPDFNCSSYQSSAQGTDFTYLSNLNSEQDVQQNTSVCSTASKDLTLTPTSSYPNERQQSEDSD; from the exons ATGGAGTCATCATCTGGGGTCAAAAGATCGACCCAAGTCTTCACTTTACAACCAAATGAAACTGTACTGACTGCACTTCCCTATGGACCTCATAGCTCTCTGCTGGATTTCCTGAAGGGAGAGCCAAAAGTCTTGGGG GCTCTCCAGATCCTGCTTGCTCTGATCATTGCGGGTGTTGGAGCTATATTTGCATTTAACTACTTCAATTTCACCCAAAGATTTCCGCTCGTGTTCTTCACAGGATATCCATTCTGGGGAGCACTTGTT TTTATTATAACAGGATGTATCACAGGATCCAGCAAAAATGACAAATGTCTG GGACAAGATGCCACAGGTATGAGTATTATCAGTTCCATGGTTGCGGTAGCTGGGATTACCCTCACCGTTATCAGCTACAGACAGCAACACATGTACTGCCAGGCGCCTTCCCTTGAAGGAATATGTGTTATAGGCAGAGTCCTTTACAAC GGAATTTTGTCAGTCTTGCTGATCAGCAGCATAGCACAGCTCAGCATCTCTGTGACTGTCGCCTCCTTTAGAAGCAAGTGCTGGACAAGGTCGAATGAG ATCGTGTTTTTCTTGCCTTCGGATGTTACTCAAGATAGTGAACTATCTGTCCCAGAAGAAAATGCTGTAATACAGTTTGAGCATCAAGAAGAATCAACAAGTGATGTGTCAACAACAAACATACAACCTGTTTTCTTCGGAGGCTATACTTTCTTCAAGTTAAGAGTCACAAGACACCCTTCAGCCTTCCAACATTCTGTATCTGTGGCAGATGAACAACAGAAATACAGCCCTCCACCTTTAAGCCTTTATGAGGAAGACCTGGAGCTGGAATCTCTGCCCCTCAGTTTAGAGCTAAGGCCTTCAGAAATTATGCACACCAACGAACTAAATGATGAAGACCTACGAATTGCTATCATACAATCCCCAGAAAAGAAAACCCAACTGCTGCATGCCCGACCCTTGCAACTCCAAGCTCTTCCACCTTATGCTGAAAAAGATTACCAAGCTTTACAACCCCAAGTCTTACCATCCCAACCTTTGCCAGCAAAAGCCCAGCCATCTGAAGCCCCAACATCTCATGTCACAGAGTCTCATGGACTGACGTCCCAAGACATGCAGCCCCAGCATAAACCATCTGAAAATACACAATCCGTAGATACACTCTCTCAGTGCAGACTAGGCCCAGATACACCTTCCCAAAATACCTTTTTCCAAAGGCGAGTTCTGCCAGTAAATGCCATGCCATTTGAAGTCCCAACAATACGCATTGTGGAGCCCCTTAATACCCAACATCGAGATCAACAATCTCTAGATTTTCAACTACAAAACATTCAATCTCAAGACCACCAATCTATACGTTTATCCTATCAAGACATTAAATCAGAAGTCAAGTTACTGACTGAAGAATGGAAATCTGAGGAAGAACTTCATAGAAGGAAATCATCAAAGCAGCATTCCCTGTATCAGCAAAACGAAGACTGGCAACCTCTAAAAGAGAAACCTCTTGACTTGAAAATCCAAGCCCAACAGTCCCCAAGGAGGAAATCCCTAGACAAGCACATCAAAATCTGGCTATCCCAAAAGAAGCAATACAAAGATAAACAAGTCCAAGTTAATGAAACCACACTGCAACTCCTGGATGAGCAAGTTGACGACCAAAAGGGCAAAGAGGAGAAACCCCCAAAGCAGCTGTACCAAGATCAGCAATCCCAAATCCAGGAATACCATGGCTGGCAAGCTCAAGACCAGAAAATTCAAGGCTGGCAATCTTTAGGCCAGCAATCTCAAGACTACAGAACTCTAGAATGGAAAAACAATGAATGGAAAGCACAGGAACGGCAACTTGAAATGCAGCATTCCCTAAATTGGGAATCCCAAGCCAGGCAAACCCAAGATCTACTACTGAAAAAATCCCTCAAGCAGAAAGCTCTCTTCCAAGAAACCCAGCCCTTGTATGCCGTAATTCCACCTCACCTAGATGGACAAGTACAAGATGTTCCCTATCAAGACAGTCAGCATCAAGATAAAGACCAAGAAGACCTTCAGCCCACAAGAACTCGAAAAGAAGATATGGAAAGAGATGCTGTGCAAACAAGAGACATCAACCCAGAGGACGTGAATTGTGGAAGCAAAAGCCCAAGTGACGTGCAATCAGAAGACATGAAGCCAGACTTCAACTGTTCCTCTTACCAAAGCTCAGCACAAGGCACAGATTTCACCTATTTGTCCAATTTAAATTCAGAACAAGACGTGCAACAAAACACTTCAGTGTGCTCAACTGCAAGCAAAGACCTGACTTTAACTCCTACCTCAAGTTACCCAAATGAAAGACAGCAGTCTGAAGACTCTGACTAA
- the MS4A7 gene encoding membrane-spanning 4-domains subfamily A member 7, with amino-acid sequence MGIMSQPKTKGAFDAFTSKGIIIPEGEKPGHIYQKEDNPQDSLQKEATVLGIIQILCCLMISSLGAILASAPYSSHFNPAISTIVMSGYPFLGALCFAISGSLSIISGKKSTKPFVMSSLTSNAMSSLAAGAGLLLLANSLGALSIVSQLCDSKQDYPSSLPYSAYYYAIYEDKDCRLTGVSLTGGLMVMLIFTVLELLLATYASVFWWKQVCSNNLGGAFFLPQSQDRIQHVKKSSKSWI; translated from the exons ATGGGCATCATGTCACAGCCCAAGACCAAGGGAGCCTTTGACGCCTTCACTTCAAAGGGCATCATTATCCCTGAGGGAGAGAAACCCGGGCACATCTACCAAAAAGAAGATAACCCGCAGGATAGTCTGCAAAAAGAAGCCACAGTTCTCGGA ATCATCCAGATCCTGTGTTGCCTGATGATTTCAAGTTTGGGTGCCATTTTGGCTTCTGCTCCCTACTCTTCCCACTTCAACCCAGCAATTTCCACCATTGTGATGTCCGGGTACCCgtttttaggagctctgtgt TTTGCCATTTCTGGATCCCTCTCAATTATCTCTGGGAAAAAATCAACCAAGCCCTTT GTCATGAGCAGCCTGACCTCCAATGCAATGAGCTCTCTCGCTGCTGGAGCAGGTCTCCTCCTCCTCGCTAACAGCCTGGGAGCCCTGAGCATTGTCTCTCAACTCTGTGACTCAAAACAGGATTATCCATCCTCCTTGCCTTATTCAGCGTACTATTATGCAATATATGAAGACAAGGACTGTCGCCTGACTGGTGTCAGCCTAACA GGTGGGCTGATGGTGATGCTCATCTTCACGGTGCTGGAGCTCCTACTAGCTACATACGCTTCTGTCTTTTGGTGGAAACAAGTCTGCTCCAATAACCTTGGG GGTGCCTTTTTCTTGCCTCAGTCACAAGATCGTATCCAACATGTCAAAAAGAGTTCAAAGTCATGGATATAA